The Candidatus Mycolicibacterium alkanivorans genome contains a region encoding:
- a CDS encoding aspartate carbamoyltransferase catalytic subunit: MTIRHLLSAGDLTRDEATAILDDADRFRQTLQGREVKKLPTLRGRTIITMFYENSTRTRVSFEVAGKWMSADVINVSSSGSSVSKGESLRDTALTLRAAGADALIIRHPASGAAQQLAEWTLEPDGTGPSVINAGDGTHEHPTQALLDALTLRQRLGDIEGRRVVIVGDILHSRVARSNVTLLDTLGAEVVLVAPPTLLPVGVSDWPVTVSHDLDAELPAADAVLMLRVQAERMNGGFFPSTREYSVLYGLSEKRQAMLPGHAIVMHPGPMLRGMEISFSVADSSQSAVLQQVSNGVHVRMAVLFHLLVGTDEAVTV, from the coding sequence ATGACGATCAGGCATCTGCTGTCGGCCGGGGATCTCACCCGGGACGAGGCCACCGCGATCCTCGACGACGCCGACCGGTTCCGGCAGACCCTGCAGGGCCGTGAGGTCAAGAAGCTGCCCACCCTGCGCGGGCGGACCATCATCACGATGTTCTACGAGAACTCCACCCGCACCCGGGTGTCGTTCGAGGTGGCCGGCAAGTGGATGAGCGCCGACGTGATCAACGTCAGTTCGTCGGGGTCCTCGGTGTCCAAGGGCGAGTCGCTGCGCGACACCGCGCTGACCCTGCGCGCGGCAGGTGCCGACGCGCTGATAATCCGGCATCCCGCCTCCGGTGCAGCCCAGCAGCTGGCCGAGTGGACGCTGGAGCCCGACGGCACGGGTCCCAGCGTCATCAACGCCGGCGACGGAACCCACGAACACCCCACCCAGGCGCTGCTGGACGCGCTGACGTTGCGCCAGCGCCTCGGCGACATCGAGGGCCGGCGGGTGGTGATCGTGGGGGACATCCTGCACAGCCGGGTGGCCCGGTCGAATGTGACGCTGCTCGACACGCTGGGCGCCGAGGTGGTACTGGTCGCCCCGCCGACGCTGCTGCCGGTCGGTGTCTCGGACTGGCCGGTGACGGTGTCGCATGATCTCGATGCCGAGCTGCCGGCCGCCGACGCGGTGCTGATGCTGCGGGTACAGGCCGAACGGATGAACGGCGGGTTCTTCCCGTCCACCCGCGAGTACTCGGTGCTCTACGGGCTGTCGGAGAAGAGGCAGGCGATGCTGCCCGGGCACGCGATTGTGATGCACCCCGGCCCGATGCTGCGCGGCATGGAGATCTCGTTCTCGGTGGCGGACTCGTCGCAATCCGCTGTGCTGCAACAGGTTTCCAACGGTGTGCACGTGCGGATGGCGGTGTTGTTCCATCTGCTGGTCGGCACGGACGAGGCGGTGACGGTATGA
- the pyrR gene encoding bifunctional pyr operon transcriptional regulator/uracil phosphoribosyltransferase PyrR, whose protein sequence is MGTSDTDRELMTAADVGRTISRIAHQIIEKTALDGSDAPRVVLLGIPTRGVTLADRLAAKIHEFSGVTVARGGLDITLYRDDLDFKPPRALEETSIPAGGIDDALVILVDDVLYTGRSVRSALDALRDIGRPKAVQLAVLVDRGHRELPLRADYVGKNVPTSRSENVKVRLAEDDDVEGIWIAPHGGPAR, encoded by the coding sequence GTGGGCACTTCAGACACCGACCGGGAATTGATGACCGCAGCGGACGTCGGCCGGACCATCTCCCGTATCGCCCATCAGATCATCGAGAAGACCGCACTCGACGGTTCCGACGCCCCCCGTGTCGTCCTGCTTGGCATCCCGACCAGGGGTGTCACGCTGGCCGACCGGCTGGCCGCCAAGATTCACGAGTTCTCCGGAGTCACGGTCGCGCGCGGTGGCCTCGACATCACGCTGTACCGCGACGACCTGGACTTCAAGCCGCCGCGCGCGCTGGAGGAGACGTCGATCCCGGCCGGGGGGATCGACGACGCCCTGGTGATCCTCGTCGACGACGTGCTCTACACCGGGCGCTCGGTGCGCTCGGCGCTGGACGCCCTGCGCGACATCGGCAGGCCGAAGGCGGTGCAGCTGGCGGTTCTCGTCGACCGCGGCCACCGCGAACTGCCGCTGCGGGCCGACTACGTCGGCAAGAACGTCCCGACGTCGCGCAGCGAGAACGTCAAGGTGCGGCTCGCGGAGGACGACGATGTCGAAGGCATCTGGATCGCACCGCACGGAGGGCCCGCGAGATGA
- a CDS encoding serine hydrolase domain-containing protein gives MSLADNRTSIVQAVDAGLLAGAVTLVWQRGKVLQVSEVGYRDVEAKLPMRRDTIFRIASMTKPVTVAAAMTLVDEGRLALSDPVSRWLPELAHMRVLVDPMGPLERTVPAQRPITIDDLMTHRSGLAYMFSVLGPLSRAYGGVSLRQDQDHWLAEVATLPLVHQPGDRLTYSHATEVLGIALSRIEGKPLHRVLSERIFEPLGMTDTGFFISPDKRGRTATMYRLDELKGLQHDAMGPIPVTEPRFCQGGAGLLSTADDYLRFVRMLLGGGEIDGVRVLSDKSVQLMRSDQLTEGQKRHRFLGMPYWIGRGFGLNLSVVTDAPKSTQLFGPGSLGTFSWPGAYGTWWQADPSNESILIYLIQNYPNLTAAAAAVAVAGNTSLAELQSVQPRFVRRTYAALEE, from the coding sequence GTGAGTCTCGCGGACAACCGCACCTCGATCGTTCAGGCGGTGGACGCCGGCCTGCTCGCCGGTGCCGTCACCCTGGTCTGGCAGCGCGGAAAAGTGTTGCAGGTCAGTGAAGTCGGCTACCGTGACGTCGAGGCCAAGCTGCCGATGCGGCGCGACACGATCTTCCGGATCGCCTCGATGACCAAGCCGGTGACGGTGGCTGCCGCGATGACGCTCGTCGACGAGGGCAGGCTGGCACTGTCCGACCCGGTGAGCCGGTGGCTGCCGGAGCTGGCCCACATGCGAGTGCTGGTCGACCCGATGGGCCCGCTGGAGCGCACCGTACCGGCGCAGCGGCCGATCACCATCGACGACCTGATGACCCATCGCAGCGGGCTGGCCTACATGTTCTCCGTACTGGGCCCGCTGAGCCGCGCCTACGGCGGGGTTTCGCTGCGCCAGGATCAGGACCACTGGCTGGCCGAGGTCGCCACGCTGCCCCTGGTGCACCAACCCGGTGACCGGCTCACCTACAGTCACGCCACCGAGGTCCTGGGCATCGCTCTGTCCCGCATCGAGGGCAAGCCGTTGCACAGGGTGCTCTCCGAGCGGATCTTCGAGCCCCTCGGTATGACTGACACCGGGTTCTTCATCTCACCGGACAAGCGGGGGCGCACGGCGACGATGTACCGGCTCGACGAACTGAAGGGCCTTCAGCACGACGCCATGGGTCCCATCCCGGTCACCGAACCGAGGTTCTGCCAGGGCGGGGCCGGGCTGCTCTCCACCGCCGACGACTATCTGCGATTCGTGCGAATGTTGTTGGGCGGCGGCGAAATCGACGGCGTCCGCGTGTTGTCCGACAAGTCGGTGCAACTGATGCGCAGCGACCAGTTGACCGAGGGGCAGAAGCGTCACCGGTTCCTGGGCATGCCGTACTGGATCGGCCGCGGATTCGGGCTGAACCTCTCGGTGGTCACCGATGCGCCCAAGTCCACGCAGCTGTTCGGACCCGGCAGCCTTGGCACGTTCAGCTGGCCAGGCGCTTACGGGACGTGGTGGCAGGCCGACCCATCGAACGAGTCCATCCTGATCTACCTCATCCAGAACTATCCGAACCTCACGGCGGCCGCGGCGGCGGTGGCGGTGGCGGGCAACACCTCGCTGGCCGAGCTGCAGTCGGTGCAACCGCGGTTCGTGCGGCGCACCTACGCCGCACTGGAGGAGTAG